A genomic stretch from Mycosarcoma maydis chromosome 3, whole genome shotgun sequence includes:
- a CDS encoding uncharacterized protein (related to channel protein), whose amino-acid sequence MRSRRSSLDADRSRRSSFATELPKPTAADVAVPIEINIPHRASTSASAKTSQIDLTGHHIYLPDHTTAGSSTQGGMFELTQIGPSEKVTGEVIKDVKTGKHYKKMAVSKPAYSLGHTTGAPVVTGVPNRTTGRIGLGHAFPTQEQTRQYKEDKAARKSNTGSGTRSPSLAGGSVTSHRASMDVNTAEGRTQLFAQLRELIHEEFEKVNRGQTEELKNHVRQAHLEQRQHLKDHMEDVKEIVNADLPSHSEKGGYSNDTILKTTTDTVVATADDDKQPYDRKGSEGTLTLDPNGNEVKDPRPVERGYTDNDVDSNQDEYEFPNKWAAIRYKLREPFAEFLGCFMLMVFGNGINCQVVISQLYNSSDPKGSYLSISFGWGVGVAMGVWVAGGISGGMINPAVTIALACFRKFPWKKVPIYIVAQILGCLMGSLCIYGLYINPIRLVDPNQTETTAALFTTYPAEFLRQPSTRMSAFYNEFFASAILLIVILAIGDSSNTPPPDGLAPLVLLWLIWGLGACLGWQTAYAVNPARDLGPRIMLYIVGYSPKILWTFNAWYWLWTPIIATCSGAIMGCIIYDTLCYTGGDSPINRKAKKHAPALGPGSKQKMPAALSEA is encoded by the coding sequence ATGCGTTCGCGTCGGTCTAGTCTGGATGCTGACCGCTCCCgtcgctcgagcttcgcGACAGAACTGCCTAAACCAACAGCTGCCGATGTCGCCGTTCCCATTGAAATTAACATCCCGCACCGAGCCAGCACTAGCGCCAGCGCCAAAACCAGCCAAATCGATCTCACTGGTCATCACATCTACCTTCCCGATCATACTACCGCCGGCTCGTCAACCCAAGGTGGCATGTTCGAGCTTACCCAGATCGGACCAAGTGAAAAAGTCACCGGCGAGGTGATCAAAGATGTCAAAACGGGCAAACATTACAAAAAGATGGCTGTATCCAAGCCAGCCTACTCCCTTGGTCACACCACGGGCGCGCCCGTCGTTACTGGCGTGCCTAACAGGACTACCGGTCGTATTGGCCTCGGCCACGCTTTCCCAACTCAAGAGCAGACCAGGCAATACAAGGAGGACAAAGCAGCTCGCAAGTCAAACACTGGCTCCGGAACAAGATCCCCTTCCCTAGCTGGCGGCAGTGTCACCAGTCACCGTGCCTCGATGGACGTCAACACAGCCGAAGGAAGGACGCAGCTCTTTGCCCAGCTGCGCGAACTCATTCACGAGGAGTTTGAAAAGGTAAATCGCGGTCAAACCGAAGAGTTGAAAAACCACGTTCGccaagcgcatctcgaACAACGTCAGCACCTCAAGGATCACATGGAAGACGTCAAGGAGATCGTCAATGCCGATCTTCCTTCCCACTCTGAAAAAGGCGGCTATTCCAATGACACGATTCTCAAAACGACCACAGACACGGTCGTGGCAACtgccgatgacgacaagCAGCCCTATGATCGAAAAGGTAGTGAAGGCACCCTTACGCTCGATCCCAATGGCAACGAGGTCAAAGACCCTCGACCTGTCGAACGTGGCTACACCGACAATGACGTGGACAGCAACCAAGACGAGTACGAGTTCCCCAACAAGTGGGCGGCCATCCGCTACAAGCTGCGCGAACCATTTGCCGAGTTTCTCGGCTGCTTCATGCTCATGGTCTTTGGCAACGGAATCAATTGTCAGGTCGTCATTTCGCAACTGTACAATTCCAGCGACCCCAAAGGTAGCTATCTCTCCATCTCGTTTGGGTGGGGCGTTGGTGTAGCGATGGGTGTCTGGGTTGCAGGTGGCATTTCTGGCGGTATGATCAATCCCGCCGTGACGATTGCACTGGCATGCTTCCGCAAGTTTCCATGGAAAAAGGTGCCTATCTACATTGTCGCCCAGATCCTCGGTTGTCTCATGGGCTCGCTCTGCATCTACGGCCTCTACATCAACCCTAttcgcctcgtcgatcccAACCAGACCGAGACAACCGCAGCGCTCTTCACCACCTATCCAGCCGAATTCCTTCGTCAGCCCTCGACGCGCATGAGTGCCTTTTACAACGAGTTTTTCGCTAGCGCCATTTTGCTCATTGTCATTCTTGCTATCGGCGACTCGTCCAACACACCACCCCCGGACGGTCTGGCACCCCTCGTGCTACTCTGGTTGATTTGGGGTCTTGGAGCTTGTCTTGGCTGGCAGACTGCCTATGCGGTCAACCCAGCGCGAGACCTGGGTCCTCGAATTATGCTGTACATTGTTGGCTACTCGCCCAAGATTTTGTGGACCTTCAACGCGTGGTATTGGCTCTGGACGCCCATCATCGCCACCTGCTCCGGTGCCATCATGGGATGTATCATATACGACACGCTCTGCTATACCGGTGGTGACTCGCCCATCAACCGAAAAGCCAAGAAGCATGCACCCGCCCTCGGTCCAGGCTCGAAACAAAAAATGCCAGCAGCTCTTAGCGAGGCCTGA
- a CDS encoding putative DNA polymerase zeta UPR-1 catalytic subunit: MTSLESAEQSDPSAQQTAQQTEKIDSASASSDPFFRVRLINIDHILTVPTPFDRTSCAFNAEGQPLRKVPVLRLFGATPAGQRVCLYIHNVYPYCYIQYKGSLDPDNVLRYIHRLGRGLNAAMAASLRRNLHDTDANQFIAAIHLCKGVNFYGYHVGYSYYLKISFVDPAHNYRIAAILESGGVMKTVFQPFEIHIRYQLQFMLDYNIFGCDYVDLDDIRFRLPIPEGNLVANDDLSPLDSRSKIWNRNSIPYAHVQAPDVHRGSYCELEADASAPWIINRRRFKQRDIHSNFDETSTTPSDQDILVPSLSGLWEDEMKRRKAAGLPPSIPREDPARDPRLYASGDSPTWMSEERMRLLLEKRLIEEKQKTLPRERNASHFTDRPGLDEYIMTTFDAVEVFHPYQDQIHAADPYSQRTGPSASSRLYDLQHAISQTQQSPPDQMEPTQLTQQLKEEEDDFDDEFFQSQDFNHRLQSAEKEAMSANQDPPSDQEDDANDADQVEPAWAQPDGPGTPCKWHRTESSHSNSNTASSSTFSKSPSSTPKRRHHADVLGSDKTTSTASPSSKPSKEVHEDSVRRFKKAKHEHSTASTNATSGSRSGHAINSVRSTKVRFVEAGSSAPAARLRQQETSSLQHSSASRTRFLTFHESAPSLRDVVGTFPLFSIARQIHPEPFFSNPSDLPARPREYAGRMFHFQSHSLPYLRSFDHWDQKSEHVASTQKDKPPKRLYWQFGPPPPTLLEARAWRQKEKVIERQRSKRRRARLLSQIERLTQANDFGFKISQHKATALVKRDKQHMTTLAVEVMTTTRDSLFPDPALDAIQSIVYSFQNEDENLQDTGSRPDLRTGLIIVSGDEINFDRLGLSHLAVEVVEDELELFNTLIDLVRAFDPEILVGWEIHSSSWGYIVERASKEYDYDLVPQIGRAIIHNTGRAGGKSDNYAYTQSSALRFTGRHTLNLWRLMKGELTLNLYTLENVCYHLLHRRIPKYSHQTLTQWYKSGRAELIRRALLYYVDMVELELEIIAESEFVLRTAEFARIYGIDFFSVISRGSQFKVESIMLRIAKPENFVLISPSRAQVGKQNAAECLPLIMEPQSAFYKGPLIVLDFQSLYPSIMIAYNLCYSTCLGRVAGFKGTSKFGVTEYAPPKGLLSLLQDDVNISSNGLLFVKPSVRKSLLAKMLSEILDTRVMVKSSMKATKSDKSFQRIQNARQISLKLLANVTYGYTSASFSGRMPCVEIADAIVQTGRETLEKAMDLINGTEEWGAQVVYGDTDSLFVYLPGRTKEEAFTLGNVIADKVTSLNPRPVKLKFEKVYLPSVLLAKKRYVGFKYETLDEREPGFDAKGIETVRRDFHPAIQRMLEACIRILFRSRDLSLVKSYLQRQWRKILEGRVSAQDFIFAKEVRLGSYSDKVAPPPGAAVASRRMLADPRSEPQYGERVPYIISQGEPRAKLNQQAVSPEAFLKDPQLQINALYYITRTIIPPLARVFNLLGADVEAWFHHMPKPNNAYWNKRPTAALLSALLAQQDPSSSTHEIGSDSAASKATSSTAIATLNSHYATETCLLCSSRTEALVCLDCRQSPLESIHATSSKLHKLEAQVAAIDSICSTCAHMERPGPVDCVSFDCPYTYQKTKVHKSLQDTALVHTYISRLFDSEPQRQAVVDDAWTGTKNLNDGIS, from the coding sequence ATGACATCGTTGGAAAGTGCGGAACAGAGCGATCCTTCTGCGCAACAGACCGCGCAACAGACCGAAAAGATCGACTCGGCTTCAGCTTCGTCCGACCCATTCTTTCGCGTGCGCCTCATCAATATTGATCACATCCTCACAGTGCCGACGCCGTTTGACCGCACCTCATGCGCTTTCAATGCCGAAGGACAGCCGCTTCGGAAGGTGCCTGTCCTCCGCCTATTTGGCGCTACTCCTGCAGGTCAGCGCGTCTGCCTGTACATCCACAATGTCTATCCATATTGTTATATCCAATACAAGGGCTCCCTCGATCCCGACAATGTCCTCAGATACATCCATCGGCTGGGTCGGGGGCTGAATGCTGCCatggctgcatcgctcCGCCGCAATCTGCACGACACGGACGCCAACCAGTTCATTGCCGCTATTCACCTCTGCAAAGGGGTCAACTTCTACGGCTACCATGTCGGATACTCGTACTATCTCAAGATTTCGTTTGTGGATCCAGCGCATAATTATCGCATAGCAGCCATACTTGAGTCGGGAGGGGTCATGAAGACGGTCTTTCAGCCTTTTGAGATTCACATTCGCTACCAGCTTCAATTCATGCTCGATTATAACATCTTCGGTTGCGACTATGTCGACTTGGACGACATCCGCTTTCGACTTCCGATTCCAGAAGGAAATCTGGTTGCCAACGATGACTTGTCTCCCCTCGACTCTCGCAGCAAGATTTGGAATCGTAACTCGATACCTTATGCCCACGTGCAGGCCCCAGACGTACATCGTGGCTCATActgcgagctcgaagccgaTGCGAGTGCTCCGTGGATCATCAATCGACGCAGATTTAAACAGAGAGACATTCACAGCAACTTTGATGAGACTTCTACCACTCCATCCGACCAAGATATCCTTGTTCCAAGCTTGTCAGGACTCTGGGAGGATGAAATGAAGCGACGGAAAGCAGCTGGATTGCCGCCTTCGATACCGAGAGAAGATCCAGCTCGGGATCCTCGGCTATATGCTAGCGGAGATTCTCCAACATGGATGTCAGAGGAACGCATGCGACTTCTACTCGAAAAACGTCTGATCGAGGAGAAGCAAAAGACGCTACCACGCGAGCGCAATGCTAGCCACTTTACCGATCGCCCCGGGCTGGATGAATATATCATGACCACATTTGACGCTGTGGAGGTGTTTCACCCATATCAAGATCAGATTCACGCTGCTGATCCTTACTCTCAACGCACAGGCCCCTCTGCCTCTTCTAGGCTGTACGACTTGCAGCACGCCATTTCTCAAACTCAGCAAAGTCCACCGGACCAGATGGAACCTACTCAGTTGACCCAACAGCTgaaagaggaggaagacgacTTTGATGACGAATTCTTTCAGAGTCAAGACTTCAATCATCGCCTCCAGTCAGCCGAAAAGGAGGCGATGTCAGCCAACCAAGATCCACCATCGGATCAAGAGGATGACGCCAACGATGCCGATCAGGTCGAGCCGGCATGGGCGCAGCCTGATGGCCCAGGCACGCCTTGCAAGTGGCATAGGACCGAAAGCTCCCACTCTAACTCAAACACCGCATCTAGTAGCACCTTCAGCAAAAGCCCTTCCTCTACGCCCAAAAGGCGTCATCACGCCGATGTTCTCGGAAGCGATAAGACAACGTCAACAGCAAGCCCTTCGTCCAAGCCATCAAAAGAGGTTCACGAAGACAGCGTACGCAGATTCAAAAAAGCCAAGCATGAGCATTCGACGGCCAGTACGAATGCAACTAGTGGAAGCCGTTCTGGTCATGCGATAAACTCTGTCCGATCCACCAAAGTCCGCTTCGTCGAGGCAGGTTcgtcagcaccagcagccagaTTGCGCCAGCAGGAGACGTCATCGTTGCAGCATAGCTCTGCATCGCGCACGCGTTTTCTCACCTTTCACGAATCGGCTCCGTCCTTGCGCGACGTCGTCGGGACCTTTCCGCTCTTCTCCATCGCCCGCCAAATCCATCCCGAGCCTTTTTTCAGCAACCCAAGTGATCTGCCAGCACGTCCACGAGAATACGCCGGCCGTATGTTCCATTTTCAATCTCATTCGTTGCCTTACCTACGCTCGTTCGATCATTGGGACCAGAAAAGCGAACATGTTGCGTCCACTCAGAAGGACAAGCCACCGAAACGCCTCTACTGGCAGTTCGgaccaccacctccaacGTTGCTCGAAGCTCGGGCGTGGCGGCAAAAGGAGAAGGTGATTGAAAGGCAGCGTTCaaaacgacgacgagcacgactTCTCTCTCAGATTGAGAGGCTGACCCAGGCCAATGACTTTGGATTCAAGATCTCGCAGCACAAGGCGACTGCGCTGGTGAAGCGGGACAAACAGCACATGACGACGCTCGCTGTTGAGGTAATGACTACTACGCGTGACAGCCTCTTCCCAGACCCGGCCTTGGACGCCATACAGTCCATCGTCTACTCCTTCCAGAACGAGGACGAAAATTTGCAGGACACTGGCAGTCGACCTGATCTCCGCACCGgtctcatcatcgtcagTGGGGACGAAATCAACTTCGACCGTCTTGGTCTGTCGCACCTGGCTGTGGAGGTGGTTGAAGATGAGCTGGAGCTATTCAATACTCTGATCGACCTTGTGCGCGCGTTTGATCCGGAGATTCTCGTTGGCTGGGAAATTCATTCCTCCTCGTGGGGCTACATCGTTGAACGCGCCAGCAAAGAGTACGACTATGATCTCGTCCCTCAGATCGGCCGAGCAATCATCCACAATACCGGGCGGGCGGGGGGCAAGTCGGACAATTATGCGTATACTCAATCGTCCGCCCTTCGCTTTACTGGCCGACACACGCTCAATCTCTGGCGTCTCATGAAGGGAGAGCTTACACTGAATCTGTACACGCTTGAAAATGTCTGTTACCACCTACTTCACCGTCGTATACCAAAATACTCGCATCAGACGTTGACGCAGTGGTACAAGTCCGGACGCGCCGAGCTGATCAGAAGAGCACTGCTGTACTATGTCGACATGGTTGAATTGGAGCTTGAGATTATCGCGGAATCGGAGTTCGTCCTGCGAACCGCCGAATTCGCGAGGATCTATGGGATCGACTTCTTTTCGGTGATATCCAGAGGCAGTCAGTTCAAGGTGGAGAGTATCATGCTTCGCATCGCAAAACCAGAAAACTTTGTGCTCATCTCACCGAGCCGAGCGCAGGTGGGCAAACAAAATGCAGCGGAATGTCTTCCGCTCATCATGGAACCCCAGTCGGCGTTCTACAAGGGGCCGTTGATCGTACTGGATTTCCAGTCGCTCTATCCTTCGATCATGATCGCGTACAACCTGTGCTACTCGACCTGTCTCGGCCGTGTCGCAGGTTTCAAAGGGACTAGCAAATTTGGTGTCACCGAATACGCGCCACCCAAAGGCCTGCTGAGTCTGTTACAAGACGACGTTAACATCTCTAGCAATGGATTGCTATTTGTCAAGCCGAGCGTGCGCAAGTCGCTGCTGGCTAAGATGCTTTCCGAGATCCTGGACACGCGTGTCATGGTCAAAAGCTCGATGAAAGCTACCAAATCGGACAAGTCGTTCCAGCGCATTCAGAACGCGAGGCAAATCTCGCTCAAACTGCTTGCTAATGTGACGTATGGCTACACATCTGCGAGCTTTTCTGGCCGCATGCCGTGCGTCGAGATCGCTGATGCGATTGTTCAGACAGGACGAGAGACGTTGGAAAAAGCGATGGACCTGATCAACGGGACAGAAGAGTGGGGTGCGCAAGTCGTGTACGGCGATACCGATTCTCTCTTTGTCTACCTTCCAGGAAGGACCAAGGAGGAAGCGTTTACATTGGGCAACGTTATTGCTGACAAAGTCACAAGCCTGAATCCGCGTCCAGTCAAGCTCAAATTCGAAAAGGTCTATCTTCCCTCTGTGCTTCTGGCCAAGAAACGGTATGTGGGCTTCAAGTacgagacgctcgacgagcgcgagccTGGGTTTGATGCCAAAGGGATTGAGACAGTACGACGCGATTTCCATCCTGCCATTCAGCGCATGCTCGAAGCGTGCATTCGGATTCTCTTCCGTTCTCGCGATCTGAGTCTGGTGAAAAGTTACCTGCAGCGTCAGTGGCGAAAGATCCTCGAGGGGCGTGTCAGCGCACAAGACTTTATCTTTGCCAAAGAGGTGCGACTCGGATCATATAGCGATAAAGTGGCGCCGCCGCcgggtgctgctgtggcgTCGAGACGCATGTTAGCGGATCCGCGATCCGAGCCGCAGTACGGAGAGCGTGTGCCATACATCATTTCTCAGGGAGAGCCAAGGGCCAAGTTGAACCAACAGGCCGTCTCACCGGAGGCGTTTCTCAAAGACCCACAGCTTCAGATCAACGCGCTGTACTACATCACCCGCACAATCATCCCACCGCTAGCTCGCGTGTTTAATCTGCTGGGCGCCGATGTCGAAGCGTGGTTTCACCACATGCCGAAGCCCAACAATGCCTACTGGAACAAACGGCCCACTGCTGCTCTGTTATCTGCCCTTCTCGCTCAACAGGAcccatcgagctcgacgcacGAGATCGGTTCCGACTCGGCCGCTTCTaaagcgacgagcagcacagcaaTTGCGACGCTCAACTCCCACTACGCCACCGAGACAtgcttgctctgctcaTCGCGTACCGAGGCACTCGTCTGTCTCGACTGCCGCCAATCGCCCCTCGAAAGCATCCACGCCACATCGTCCAAGTTgcacaagctcgaagcgcaggtagctgccatcgacagcatctGCTCCACCTGCGCACACATGGAACGACCCGGCCCCGTCGACTGCGTCAGCTTCGACTGCCCGTACACATATCAAAAGACCAAAGTGCACAAGTCGCTCCAAGATACCGCTCTGGTGCACACATATATCTCACGACTGTTTGACTCAGAGCCGCAACGTCAGGCTGTGGTGGATGACGCATGGACCGGAACCAAGAACCTCAACGACGGCATCAGTTGA
- a CDS encoding uncharacterized protein (related to PMS1 - DNA mismatch repair protein) produces the protein MVQKDGVAASIVDRNVSSGSSVIRAIPSHDVHRITSGQVVLDLQTAVKELVENALDASATNIAVNFRDYGADSFEVVDNGTGIDASNYANVALKHYTSKLSSFSDLSLVRTFGFRGEALSSLCALAKVTIHTATSDQAPMGTILQLGKSGKVESDTGRAARQRGTTIIVEGLFKVLPVRRKEFEKNLKREYTKTQNLLQAYALITKGVRWTSTNTPAGGRKTPQFSVNSSTSDNYLSANVSALFGAKVVPTLMPLNLELTFSVARSPNKLIQHTVEAHGDNDDEEILPGDESSTVNVMGLISKPIHGSGRTSSDRQFFYINGRPWDAGRVGRAFNEVYKSYNSNHFPFVAADFRLPTDSYDVNITPDKRTIFLHEENRLIEKVKQALEELFAPSRATFFVNGASHSLRNGSGVTRLSAQSRLGGFTAKTDDEPMADDLALHPEIDPAAESDEDPEDAQTHQDVGQYAQQADSDSEEAEPYAKVRSLSGASHAIDLEYREDSNSPSPLNGQGRVEQADDDRSEADIPALSAPEPDSPCHDSSKREYDGVLDTNQASCAPTKRQRVVQSLAKEPESPASEQSHNNAHFVLASLRTFALPGTQIADHLPVSNWMAVGNQDEQSTPMAMAGEKADMSSEEDLEFDHPVAQVAAIDDDQVECADEPLSNKFASMRKDAAVSDLIEHEQIISFDLDRLQQRLLQRRTPSWSTPSGLPASEREELLQGAGVENQDEAQVERALSRVIHKDDFAAMEVIGQFNLGFIIARRRTRPDSSSHDMDDLFIVDQHASDEKFNFETLQLTTQIRSQKLIVPRPLELSASDELVAIEHQETLLSNGFDISVSETGLPGTRAKLVAQPISKATVFGVKDLEELLYLLRDTSAGSEAARSIRCSKARAMFASRACRKSIMIGTALTRGRMKSVLNNMGTIEQPWNCPHGRPTMRHLVCLKTVDAEGQARKAQSDENPSWEELVECLA, from the coding sequence ATGGTGCAAAAAGATGGTGTCGCTGCGTCCATTGTCGACCGAAATGTTTCTTCTGGTTCGTCAGTCATCCGCGCGATCCCCTCGCACGATGTCCATCGCATCACTAGCGGACAGGTGGTGCTCGATCTACAGACTGCAGTAAAGGAGCTGGTAGAAAATGCGCTGGATGCTTCGGCGACAAATATTGCTGTCAACTTTCGAGACTATGGCGCCGACTCGTTCGAGGTGGTTGACAATGGAACGGGTATCGACGCTTCCAATTACGCCAATGTGGCTCTCAAGCATTACACCAGCAAGCTGTCCTCGTTCTCGGATCTGTCCCTTGTGCGAACATTTGGATTTCGTGGAGAAGCGCTCTCCTCACTGTGCGCTCTGGCCAAGGTGACGATCCACACTGCCACTTCAGACCAGGCACCCATGGGTACCATCCTGCAGCTTGGAAAGTCTGGCAAAGTCGAGAGCGACACCGGAAGAGCTGCAAGGCAGAGGGGCACCACGATCATCGTAGAGGGCCTCTTCAAGGTGCTTCCGGTTCGACGCAAAGAGTTTGAAAAGAATCTCAAACGCGAATATACCAAAACCCAGAATCTGCTGCAGGCTTACGCTCTCATCACCAAGGGGGTTCGATGGACATCTACCAATACACCTGCTGGAGGTCGCAAAACACCCCAATTTAGCGTCAACTCCTCCACCTCTGACAACTACCTTTCAGCCAACGTCTCGGCACTTTTTGGTGCAAAAGTGGTGCCCACCCTCATGCCCCTGAATCTCGAGCTCACCTTTTCTGTAGCCAGGTCTCCTAACAAACTCATCCAACATACTGTAGAAGCTCACGGcgacaatgacgacgaggaaaTTTTGCCGGGCGACGAATCATCGACTGTTAACGTCATGGGTCTGATCAGCAAGCCCATTCACGGTTCTGGTCGCACCTCTTCCGATCGACAGTTCTTCTACATCAACGGACGTCCTTGGGATGCAGGTCGAGTCGGTCGAGCCTTCAACGAGGTCTACAAGTCGTACAACTCGAATCATTTCCCCTTTGTCGCGGCCGATTTCCGCTTGCCAACTGATTCGTACGACGTCAACATCACCCCTGACAAGCGTACTATTTTTCTACACGAGGAGAATCGGCTCATAGAAAAGGTCAAgcaagcgctcgaggagCTGTTTGCTCCAAGTAGGGCCACTTTTTTCGTCAACGGAGCCAGTCACTCTCTTCGCAATGGCAGCGGAGTGACAAGATTGAGCGCACAGTCCAGGCTAGGTGGCTTTACAGCCAAGACAGACGATGAGCCAATGGCTGATGACCTAGCTCTGCATCCTGAGATTGATCCAGCAGCCGAGTCAGATGAAGACCCAGAGGACGCGCAGACGCACCAAGATGTGGGTCAATATGCTCAGCAAGCCGACAGTGATAGCGAGGAAGCTGAACCATATGCTAAAGTACGGTCTCTCTCTGGCGCCTCTCACGCTATCGACCTCGAATATCGCGAGGACTCGAATTCCCCTTCCCCTCTCAACGGTCAAGGGCGTGTAGAACAGGCTGATGATGACAGAAGCGAGGCTGATATACCAGCACTATCGGCGCCCGAGCCGGACTCACCATGTCACGACTCCTCAAAGCGCGAGTATGATGGGGTTCTTGATACGAACCAGGCGTCCTGTGCACCTACTAAAAGGCAGCGTGTAGTGCAGTCTTTAGCGAAGGAGCCAGAATCACCAGCCTCAGAACAATCGCACAACAACGCTCATTTCGTCTTGGCCTCGCTGCGAACGTTTGCACTTCCCGGAACCCAAATCGCGGACCATCTGCCCGTGTCAAATTGGATGGCTGTTGGAAACCAAGACGAACAGTCGACTCCCATGGCAATGGCTGGAGAAAAGGCAGATATGTCTTCCGAAGAGGATCTGGAATTCGATCATCCCGTGGCTCAAGTAGCGGCGATAGATGATGACCAGGTTGAATGTGCGGACGAGCCTTTGTCCAACAAGTTCGCATCGATGCGTAAAGACGCTGCTGTCAGTGATCTGATCGAGCACGAACAGATCATCTCgttcgatctcgatcgtttgcagcagcgactTCTCCAACGACGGACGCCGTCCTGGTCAACACCATCTGGACTGCCTGCGTCTGAGAGAGAAGAACTGTTGCAAGGCGCTGGAGTGGAAAACCAAGACGAAGCTCAAGTCGAACGAGCGCTTTCCCGCGTCATTCACAAAGACGATTTTGCGGCTATGGAAGTCATTGGGCAGTTCAACCTGGGATTCATCATTGCGCGACGTCGAACTCGGCCAGATTCGTCGTCACACGATATGGACGACCTCTTCATTGTCGATCAACACGCCTCTGATGAAAAGTTTAACTTTGAGACGCTTCAACTTACCACACAAATTCGTTCTCAGAAGCTCATCGTTCCGCGTCCTCTCGAGCTCTCTGCTTCTGACGAGTTggtcgccatcgagcaTCAGGAGACGCTGCTTTCTAACGGCTTCGATATCTCCGTCTCTGAGACTGGCCTTCCTGGCACAAGGGCCAAGCTCGTTGCTCAGCCGATCAGCAAGGCAACCGTGTTTGGCGTCAAAGATCTCGAAGAGCTGCTTTACCTGCTCAGGGATACCTCGGCAGGCTCGGAAGCAGCCAGAAGTATCCGgtgcagcaaagcaaggGCCATGTTTGCCAGCAGGGCCTGCAGAAAGTCGATCATGATCGGCACTGCGTTGACCAGAGGTAGAATGAAGTCCGTGTTGAACAACATGGGCACAATCGAGCAGCCTTGGAACTGCCCACATGGGCGTCCCACGATGCGCCATCTGGTGTGCCTGAAGACGGTCGATGCTGAAGGACAGGCAAGAAAAGCTCAAAGTGATGAGAATCCCAGCTGGGAAGAGCTGGTCGAATGTCTAGCCTAG
- a CDS encoding C-8 sterol isomerase gives MASHRPRSNKAANGASTSPKRSWIIVSAALVGFCALIAALDSIRSSFYIFDHKAIYKIASTAVANHPGNATAIFDDVLDNLRADPKLAPYINKNHFSDESEWMFNNAGGAMGSMFIIHASVTEYLIFFGTPVGTEGHTGRHTADDYFNILTGNQYAFPAGALKAEHYPAGSVHHLRRGTVKQYMMPEDGCWALELAQGWIPPMLPFGLADVLSSTLDLPTFGITVWITAREMVGNLLIGKF, from the exons ATGGCATCGCATAGACCACGCAGCAACAAGGCTGCCAATGGTGCTTCGACTTCACCCAAACGCAGCTGGATAATTGTCTCAGCTGCGCTCGTTGGCTTCTGCGCTCTCATCGCCGCTCTCGATTCGATCCGATCCAGCTTCTACATCTTTGACCACAAGGCAATCTACAAGATCGCATCGACTGCGGTCGCCAACCATCCAGGCAATGCGACGGCCATCTTTGATGATGTCCTCGACAACCTTCGTGCCGACCCCAAGCTCGCGCCTTACATCAACAAGAATCATTTCAGCGACGAGTCAGAATGGATGTTCAACAATGCCGGTGGTGCTATGGGTAGCATGTTCATCATTCATGCTTCCGTCACCGAGTACCTGATCTTCTTTGGCACTCCCGTCGGAACCGAGGGTCACACTGGTCGTCACACA GCCGATGACTACTTCAACATCCTTACCGGTAACCAATACGCTTTCCCAGCTGGTGCGCTCAAGGCGGAGCACTACCCTGCCGGATCAGTGCACCATCTTCGCCGCGGAACGGTCAAGCAGTACATGATGCCTGAAGACGGCTGCTgggcgctcgagcttgctcagGGCTGGATCCCACCCATGCTTCCCTTTGGTCTCGCCGATgtgctcagctcgacgctcgaccTGCCCACCTTTGGTATCACTGTCTGGATCACTGCACGAGAAATGGTTGGCAATCTGCTCATCGGCAAGTTTTGA